In one window of Carassius carassius chromosome 38, fCarCar2.1, whole genome shotgun sequence DNA:
- the lhfpl5a gene encoding LHFPL tetraspan subfamily member 5 protein, protein MTKMLSAQEASKIYHTNYVRNARAVGVLWTIFTICFAIICVVVFIQPYWIGDSVDTPQSGYFGLFHYCIGNPITGELVCKGSALDFGSIPSGAFKTAMFFVGISLLLIVGTIVCFSLFFFCNSGSVYKICAWMQLAAATCMVIGCMIYPDGWDSEEVKRMCGQRTDKYTLGNCTVRWAYILAIISIMDSLTLSFLAFVLGNRQDKLLPEDFQVEEKKEEA, encoded by the exons ATGACTAAAATGTTATCGGCCCAGGAGGCTTCCAAGATCTATCACACAAATTACGTGAGAAACGCAAGGGCCGTTGGTGTTCTGTGGACTATCTTCACCATCTGCTTCGCCATCATCTGTGTGGTGGTCTTCATTCAGCCTTACTGGATTGGAGACAGTGTTGACACCCCTCAGTCCGGATACTTTGGGCTTTTTCACTACTGCATTGGGAACCCCATCACAGGAGAGCTGGTGTGTAAGGGCAGCGCTTTGGACTTTGGATCTATACCTTCAGGTGCCTTCAAAACCGCTATGTTCTTCGTTGGGATCTCTTTGCTGCTGATCGTGGGGACTATTGTCTGCTTTAGTTTGTTCTTTTTCTGCAACTCAGGCAGCGTGTACAAGATCTGTGCATGGATGCAGCTGGCAGCTG CGACTTGTATGGTGATAGGCTGTATGATCTACCCGGACGGCTGGGACTCAGAGGAGGTGAAGAGGATGTGTGGTCAGCGGACGGATAAATACACGCTGGGGAACTGCACAGTGCGCTGGGCCTACATCCTGGCCATCATCAGCATCATGGACTCGCTCACATTATCCTTCCTGGCCTTCGTCCTGGGCAACCGGCAAGACAAACTCCTGCCAGAAGACTTCCAGGTGGAGGAGAAGAAAG AGGAAGCATGA